A window of the Drosophila simulans strain w501 chromosome 2L, Prin_Dsim_3.1, whole genome shotgun sequence genome harbors these coding sequences:
- the LOC6731590 gene encoding sex-regulated protein janus-B: MEFAGKFLKPVWRPMMQVARLYCEKPMRSLVAFPVAKVESGKSKYMMAHVYIHGEMGSAKQVIRSLSKAKYHLDVYDELKKEAESMGLCTQGLGGGYLVHDKEKKYIKLYGRSQALGKADHEAARELLQPIYNDHKIDAESGGMEP; encoded by the exons atGGAGTTTGCTGGAAAATTTCTTAAGCCCGTTTGGCGGCCAATGATGCAAG TGGCTCGACTTTATTGTGAGAAGCCGATGCGAAGTCTAGTCGCATTTCCTGTTGccaaagtggaaagtggaaaatcgAAGTACATGATGGCCCACGTTTACATCCATGGGGAAATGGGCAGCGCCAAGCAGGTGATTCGTAGCCTTTCCAAGGCCAAGTACCATC TTGACGTATACGATGAGTTGAAAAAGGAGGCTGAGTCGATGGGCTTGTGCACCCAGGGTCTTGGAGGTGGCTACTTGGTTCACGACAAGGAAAAGAAGTACATCAAGCTCTATGGAAGATCCCAGGCCCTGGGAAAGGCCGATCACGAAGCTGCCCGTGAGCTGCTGCAACCCATCTATAACGATCACAAGATCGATGCTGAATCTGGTGGAATGGAACCCTAG
- the LOC6731589 gene encoding protein rolling stone has translation MSKLQVIVHPVKKEFQRKSCGFDHDTPDDFVKSQWQSCTKSMAYLFYRWFMALFFVVVVIISMWPEADDESSYWLYFIYMTNWGIWMCMLTNVLGAILVTIWHYHPEYADKLLNMKSYFSYFRLYWGMHIISLVLSIVITIIYWSILYDANESALDATNVLTHAFNSICMFIDLWIVAHPLRLLHIFLPVLFGVVFAIFSYIYHLCGGINKKGKPYIYYVIDWSKPQNAFITVVGVLLLSCCIYVLLFAFFKLRLFLHRRCRNANFVLPTSAKSNGQTNGLDDKSGNGIQHSPSRISMVLGNFAGYENQAYLPTGELSNKG, from the exons ATGAGCAAACTACAGGTGATCGTGCACCCGGTGAAGAAAGAATTCCAGCGCAAAAGCTGCGGTTTCGACCATGATACGCCCGATGATTTTGTCAAGTCTCAG TGGCAATCATGTACCAAGAGTATGGCCTATTTGTTTTATCGCTGGTTCATGGCCCTGTTCTTTGTGGTTGTGGTAATAATCTCAATGTGGCCAGAAGCGGATGATGAAAGCAGTTATTGGCTATACTTTATCTACATGACCAACTGGGGCATATGGATGTGTATGTTGACCAACGTCTTGGGTGCTATTCTAGTCACTATATGGCATTATCATCCAGAATATGCGG ATAAGCTGTTGAATATGAAGAGCTACTTTAGCTATTTCCGTTTGTATTGGGGTATGCACATCATATCTCTGGTCTTGTCCATCGTCATCACCATCATCTACTGGAGTATTCTATATGATG CTAATGAAAGCGCCTTGGACGCCACGAATGTACTCACTCATGCATTCAACTCGATTTGCATGTTCATCGATCTGTGGATTGTAGCTCATCCCCTGCGGTTGCTGCATATATTTCTGCCAGTGCTATTCGGAGTTGTGTTTGCCATCTTTTCCTATATCTATCATTTGTGTGGTGGCATTAATAA GAAAGGCAAGCCTTATATCTACTATGTGATTGACTGGAGCAAACCTCAGAACGCCTTCATCACGGTCGTTGGCGTACTTTTGTTGTCCTGTTGCATTTACGTGCTGCTTTTTGCCTTCTTCAAGCTGAGATTATTCCTCCATCGACGCTgtcgaaatgcaaatttcgtaCTGCCCACCAGTGCGAAATCAAATGGGCAAACTAATGGACTGGACGATAAATCCGGAAATGGAATTCAGCACTCACCATCTCGCATATCAATGGTATTGGGCAATTTCGCTGGCTATGAGAATCAGGCTTATTTGCCCACTGGCGAATTGTCGAATAAAGGCTAA
- the LOC6731588 gene encoding adenylate kinase isoenzyme 5 isoform X1: MGICLDTDASAAQDTGEPGNDWNLTRNRNGQNAGDLETAAAAGRLGSTNVGAIDMQNAGKIKFDPPKVPVIFVLGGPGSGKVTHCDTFMQERRGVTHINMMDLLQQYAMGNDMQDFSQLSSKTVTEVLMLEMKMAPAAKAYLISGYPRSMRDVVEYSEKIQVVNGVILISWRQSVLQKQIDYGAKLGHVVLSLAKMELENFFKNVMPVADYFDQSDMLLAVNGERAPTEVYKDFRTAVLDILSTLENQEAVMNGVTGMGRGIHDIPGSIVSVDTAPSQAQQGTQIAEDNVTNASETAGTVLARDLAIERMDGGPNGAVTALKTGTTSADDDSGVVVTQQPKLRQVAGPNESGSDLPPIIWVIGGPGSNKATLCLKAVGLNPGWAHISVGRLLRNITDSAPRANTESFAVKEALAAGDMAPEKSLNQLLETNLRQLRDRTGIIVDGYPRNLQQVKYFENKYKQRPPIILLDCSKLQLGRGRIDDTVSSFRRRLELFREQTLPMLKILDTSNRLQIVDGDTDSPSVQREFERLIRNHIQRLLNKTDDIDDSADLGNQMMRNEQTDAILHDLETNVPGAVPTISHHVSMMNGHLKNRGSALGSGKPHGQMMNGHVPGRPGTGPVGQPVPVDFRHMLEEAERYPVDSYM; the protein is encoded by the exons ATGGGTATTTGTTTAGACACAG ATGCCAGCGCGGCACAAGATACCGGCGAACCAGGCAACGATTGGAATCTTACACGGAatcgaaatggccaaaatgctggCGATTTGGAGACCGCTGCGGCGGCAGGACGATTGGGTTCTACCAATGTCGGCGCTATCGATATGCAAAATGCTGGAAAAATCAAATTCGATCCGCCCAAAGTGCCAGTGATATTTGTTTTAGGCGGCCCCGGTAGTGGCAAGGTCACCCATTGCGATACCTTCATGCAGGAGCGACGCGGCGTAACGCACATCAATATGATGGATCTCCTCCAGCAATATGCAATGGGCAATG ACATGCAAGACTTTTCGCAACTGTCGTCGAAAACAGTCACTGAGGTGCTGAtgttggaaatgaaaatggctcCAGCTGCCAAAGCATACCTGATATCGGGATATCCACGCTCCATGCGCGACGTAGTCGAGTATTCTGAAAAG ATTCAAGTCGTGAATGGCGTGATTCTAATATCCTGGCGCCAATCGGTTCTACAGAAGCAAATCGATTATGGGGCCAAATTAGGTCATGTAGTACTCTCCTTAGCCAAAATGGAATTagaaaatttctttaaaaatgtgATGCCAGTCGCCGATTATTTTGATCAGAGCGACATGTTGTTGGCC GTGAATGGCGAACGTGCGCCCACAGAGGTATACAAAGACTTTCGCACCGCCGTCCTCGATATACTGAGCACCCTCGAGAACCAAGAGGCCGTGATGAATGGAGTTACAGGTATGGGCAGAGGGATACATGATATACCCGGCAGTATAGTTAGCGTAGACACCGCACCAAGTCAAGCCCAACAAGGGACTCAAATTGCAGAAGACAACGTGACCAATGCCTCTGAAACTGCGGGAACAGTTTTGGCCAGAGATTTGGCGATCGAACGGATGGATGGTGGGCCAAATGGAGCCGTGACAGCCCTGAAAACGGGCACCACCAGTGCGGACGATGACAGCGGTGTTGTGGTCACCCAGCAGCCAAAGTTGCGCCAGGTTGCTGGACCAAACGAATCGGGATCGGATCTGCCACCTATTATATGGGTGATCGGTGGTCCGGGCAGCAACAAGGCCACGCTCTGCCTCAAGGCTGTGGGACTTAATCCTGGCTGGGCTCACATCAG TGTCGGTCGTCTTTTGCGCAATATCACGGACTCTGCACCACGTGCCAATACGGAAAGCTTCGCCGTCAAGGAAGCCTTGGCCGCTGGGGATATGGCCCCAGAAAAGTCACTGAATCAGCTCCTGGAAACCAATCTGCGCCAGTTACGAGATAGAACTGGAATTATCGTAGATGGTTATCCCAGAAACCTGCAGCAAGTCAAGTACTTTGAGAACAAG TACAAACAACGACCGCCTATTATCCTGCTGGATTGCTCAAAACTTCAGTTGGGCAGAGGACGTATAGATGATACGGTTTCCTCCTTTCGCCGTCGCCTGGAACTCTTTCGTGAGCAAACTCTGCCCATGCTCAAGATTCTGGATACCAGTAATCGTTTGCAGATT GTCGATGGAGACACAGATAGTCCATCTGTGCAGCGCGAGTTCGAGCGTCTCATCCGGAATCACATCCAGCGTTTGTTGAACAAAACCGATGATATCGACGACTCAGCCGACTTGGGTAATCAGATGATGCGGAACGAGCAAACGGACGCCATTCTACACGATCTGGAGACCAATGTGCCAGGTGCCGTGCCCACGATTAGTCACCACGTGAGCATGATGAACGGCCATCTGAAAAATCGCGGAAGCGCCTTGGGGAGTGGGAAGCCCCACGGCCAGATGATGAACGGACATGTTCCCGGCAGACCCGGAACCGGACCCGTGGGCCAACCTGTGCCCGTCGATTTCCGGCACATGCTGGAGGAGGCCGAGCGATATCCGGTCGACTCATATATGTAG
- the LOC6731588 gene encoding adenylate kinase isoenzyme 5 isoform X2: protein MGICLDTDASAAQDTGEPGNDWNLTRNRNGQNAGDLETAAAAGRLGSTNVGAIDMQNAGKIKFDPPKVPVIFVLGGPGSGKVTHCDTFMQERRGVTHINMMDLLQQYAMGNDMQDFSQLSSKTVTEVLMLEMKMAPAAKAYLISGYPRSMRDVVEYSEKIQVVNGVILISWRQSVLQKQIDYGAKLGHVVLSLAKMELENFFKNVMPVADYFDQSDMLLAVNGERAPTEVYKDFRTAVLDILSTLENQEAVMNGVTEDNVTNASETAGTVLARDLAIERMDGGPNGAVTALKTGTTSADDDSGVVVTQQPKLRQVAGPNESGSDLPPIIWVIGGPGSNKATLCLKAVGLNPGWAHISVGRLLRNITDSAPRANTESFAVKEALAAGDMAPEKSLNQLLETNLRQLRDRTGIIVDGYPRNLQQVKYFENKYKQRPPIILLDCSKLQLGRGRIDDTVSSFRRRLELFREQTLPMLKILDTSNRLQIVDGDTDSPSVQREFERLIRNHIQRLLNKTDDIDDSADLGNQMMRNEQTDAILHDLETNVPGAVPTISHHVSMMNGHLKNRGSALGSGKPHGQMMNGHVPGRPGTGPVGQPVPVDFRHMLEEAERYPVDSYM, encoded by the exons ATGGGTATTTGTTTAGACACAG ATGCCAGCGCGGCACAAGATACCGGCGAACCAGGCAACGATTGGAATCTTACACGGAatcgaaatggccaaaatgctggCGATTTGGAGACCGCTGCGGCGGCAGGACGATTGGGTTCTACCAATGTCGGCGCTATCGATATGCAAAATGCTGGAAAAATCAAATTCGATCCGCCCAAAGTGCCAGTGATATTTGTTTTAGGCGGCCCCGGTAGTGGCAAGGTCACCCATTGCGATACCTTCATGCAGGAGCGACGCGGCGTAACGCACATCAATATGATGGATCTCCTCCAGCAATATGCAATGGGCAATG ACATGCAAGACTTTTCGCAACTGTCGTCGAAAACAGTCACTGAGGTGCTGAtgttggaaatgaaaatggctcCAGCTGCCAAAGCATACCTGATATCGGGATATCCACGCTCCATGCGCGACGTAGTCGAGTATTCTGAAAAG ATTCAAGTCGTGAATGGCGTGATTCTAATATCCTGGCGCCAATCGGTTCTACAGAAGCAAATCGATTATGGGGCCAAATTAGGTCATGTAGTACTCTCCTTAGCCAAAATGGAATTagaaaatttctttaaaaatgtgATGCCAGTCGCCGATTATTTTGATCAGAGCGACATGTTGTTGGCC GTGAATGGCGAACGTGCGCCCACAGAGGTATACAAAGACTTTCGCACCGCCGTCCTCGATATACTGAGCACCCTCGAGAACCAAGAGGCCGTGATGAATGGAGTTACAG AAGACAACGTGACCAATGCCTCTGAAACTGCGGGAACAGTTTTGGCCAGAGATTTGGCGATCGAACGGATGGATGGTGGGCCAAATGGAGCCGTGACAGCCCTGAAAACGGGCACCACCAGTGCGGACGATGACAGCGGTGTTGTGGTCACCCAGCAGCCAAAGTTGCGCCAGGTTGCTGGACCAAACGAATCGGGATCGGATCTGCCACCTATTATATGGGTGATCGGTGGTCCGGGCAGCAACAAGGCCACGCTCTGCCTCAAGGCTGTGGGACTTAATCCTGGCTGGGCTCACATCAG TGTCGGTCGTCTTTTGCGCAATATCACGGACTCTGCACCACGTGCCAATACGGAAAGCTTCGCCGTCAAGGAAGCCTTGGCCGCTGGGGATATGGCCCCAGAAAAGTCACTGAATCAGCTCCTGGAAACCAATCTGCGCCAGTTACGAGATAGAACTGGAATTATCGTAGATGGTTATCCCAGAAACCTGCAGCAAGTCAAGTACTTTGAGAACAAG TACAAACAACGACCGCCTATTATCCTGCTGGATTGCTCAAAACTTCAGTTGGGCAGAGGACGTATAGATGATACGGTTTCCTCCTTTCGCCGTCGCCTGGAACTCTTTCGTGAGCAAACTCTGCCCATGCTCAAGATTCTGGATACCAGTAATCGTTTGCAGATT GTCGATGGAGACACAGATAGTCCATCTGTGCAGCGCGAGTTCGAGCGTCTCATCCGGAATCACATCCAGCGTTTGTTGAACAAAACCGATGATATCGACGACTCAGCCGACTTGGGTAATCAGATGATGCGGAACGAGCAAACGGACGCCATTCTACACGATCTGGAGACCAATGTGCCAGGTGCCGTGCCCACGATTAGTCACCACGTGAGCATGATGAACGGCCATCTGAAAAATCGCGGAAGCGCCTTGGGGAGTGGGAAGCCCCACGGCCAGATGATGAACGGACATGTTCCCGGCAGACCCGGAACCGGACCCGTGGGCCAACCTGTGCCCGTCGATTTCCGGCACATGCTGGAGGAGGCCGAGCGATATCCGGTCGACTCATATATGTAG
- the LOC6731587 gene encoding uncharacterized protein LOC6731587 isoform X2: protein MPMIWKYFKNASYLTGYAEDESNSNHFNYMKPGFTKKPMDYYFRPLLRALESEMDVYRLPEHDYMRYCLGRRIANRYIYDYGLQFTKRFVHDRPIWGMFWSNHFSHDDTFMPSAMQEKVLGDLLDMHADGEFEEMIMIFFADHGTRFGKLTTLKEGFLEERLPMMFIYLPPWFRETYPSYARALELNQHRLSSNFDLHNTLKHIIEIGGTPDGRELPKSFDCPTCQSLFYPLPEGRTCSQAGIEEHWCTCEPFKRISGQGWTTPIAHSVIDRMNEYFVQKNLTSLCSNLTLDYVHNTEIKTGLNIDWHQPLMESETAVYRVKFKVKQNSADFQATVVYHNSTQRAEVNVEKISRTNSYKEDSTCIDDKLAKLYCICLSDLH from the coding sequence ATGCCGATGATATGGAAGTATTTCAAGAACGCCAGCTATTTGACAGGATACGCGGAGGACGAGAGTAACTCGAATCATTTCAACTACATGAAGCCCGGCTTCACCAAAAAGCCCATGGACTACTACTTTCGCCCATTGCTCAGAGCACTGGAGTCCGAAATGGATGTGTACCGATTGCCGGAACATGACTACATGCGATACTGCCTGGGTCGCAGGATAGCGAATCGTTATATCTACGACTATGGCCTACAGTTCACGAAGCGTTTTGTTCACGATCGACCCATTTGGGGAATGTTTTGGTCGAATCACTTCAGTCACGACGATACCTTCATGCCATCAGCAATGCAGGAAAAGGTGCTGGGAGATCTGCTCGATATGCATGCGGATGGGGAATTCGAGGAGATGATAATGATATTTTTCGCCGACCACGGAACCAGATTTGGTAAGTTGACCACTCTGAAGGAGGGCTTTCTGGAGGAGCGGCTGCCCATGATGTTTATATATCTGCCTCCGTGGTTCCGTGAAACATATCCATCTTATGCAAGGGCACTGGAGTTAAATCAACACAGGCTTAGTTCCAACTTTGACCTCCACAACACGCTGAAACATATCATCGAGATCGGAGGCACCCCAGATGGTCGAGAGCTACCCAAGTCCTTCGACTGCCCCACCTGCCAGTCGCTATTCTATCCCCTGCCGGAGGGTCGAACCTGTTCGCAAGCGGGCATTGAGGAGCACTGGTGCACCTGCGAACCCTTCAAGCGCATCTCGGGACAGGGTTGGACGACTCCTATTGCCCACAGTGTGATCGATCGAATGAACGAGTATTTCGTTCAAAAGAACTTAACCAGTCTTTGCAGTAATCTGACGCTAGATTATGTCCATAATACTGAGATAAAAACGGGTCTGAACATCGATTGGCACCAACCCCTGATGGAATCGGAAACAGCGGTTTATCGTGTTAAGTTTAAAGTGAAGCAGAATAGTGCTGACTTCCAGGCCACAGTGGTATACCATAATTCCACCCAAAGGGCCGAAGTAAATGTTGAGAAAATCAGCAGAACGAATTCCTACAAAGAAGACTCCACATGCATCGATGATAAGCTCGCAAAACTATATTGTATTTGCTTAAGTGACCTCCACTGA